In Natronococcus occultus SP4, the following proteins share a genomic window:
- a CDS encoding TIGR04024 family LLM class F420-dependent oxidoreductase yields MTVRSLHLPVAAQPSVDSFVELAALGERYGYEYAWLPETWGRDAVTVLTAIARETDEIGLGSSIVNVYSRSPALLGQTMTTLQEVADGRLRAGIAPSGPAVIEGWHGVEFERPLRRTREYLEIMRAVMSGETVNYDGDIFSLSGFRLRCDPPSEPVPIDAAGMGPKSVELAGRFADGWHAIVFTPEGLENRLEDLRRGAELGDRAPEDVRVTLSVTACALENGARARRLARQHLAFYVGAMGTYYRKSLARQGYEEAATEIAAAWANGEHDRAVERIPDAMLDDLGAAGTPERARKELRKFERIDGVDDVAIGFPRGADRDEIDATIEALAPER; encoded by the coding sequence ATGACTGTCAGAAGCCTACACCTTCCGGTCGCAGCACAGCCGTCGGTCGATTCGTTCGTCGAACTCGCAGCGCTCGGGGAGCGCTACGGTTACGAGTACGCCTGGCTACCCGAAACCTGGGGTCGGGACGCGGTGACCGTCCTGACGGCGATCGCTCGCGAAACCGACGAGATCGGCCTCGGATCTAGCATCGTCAACGTCTACTCTCGGTCGCCAGCACTGCTCGGACAGACGATGACGACCCTCCAGGAGGTCGCCGACGGACGGCTCCGGGCGGGGATCGCGCCGAGCGGCCCCGCCGTCATCGAGGGATGGCACGGCGTCGAGTTCGAGCGTCCACTCCGACGAACGCGCGAGTATCTCGAGATCATGCGTGCAGTAATGAGCGGCGAGACGGTCAACTACGACGGGGATATCTTCTCGCTGTCGGGGTTCCGTCTTCGGTGTGACCCGCCGTCGGAGCCGGTCCCGATCGACGCCGCAGGGATGGGACCGAAGTCGGTCGAGCTCGCAGGCCGGTTCGCCGACGGCTGGCACGCGATCGTGTTCACTCCGGAGGGGCTCGAGAACCGTCTCGAGGACCTCCGACGCGGTGCGGAGCTCGGTGATCGCGCTCCCGAGGACGTTCGGGTTACGCTTTCGGTGACCGCGTGTGCCCTCGAGAACGGTGCTCGTGCACGTCGGCTCGCTCGCCAGCATCTGGCGTTTTACGTCGGCGCGATGGGGACCTACTACCGAAAGTCACTCGCCCGTCAGGGCTACGAGGAGGCGGCAACCGAGATCGCCGCCGCGTGGGCAAACGGCGAGCACGACCGCGCCGTCGAGCGGATTCCGGACGCGATGCTCGACGATCTCGGCGCCGCTGGCACGCCCGAGCGGGCCCGCAAGGAGCTGCGGAAGTTCGAACGTATCGACGGCGTCGATGACGTCGCGATCGGATTCCCGCGCGGTGCCGACCGTGACGAGATCGACGCGACGATCGAGGCGCTCGCGCCGGAGCGATGA
- a CDS encoding ABC transporter substrate-binding protein: MDDVGSPTTRRGILAGTATGIAGSLAGCTERLWSRAENPGPEQVSLTIKAVPADDDIVAAKIASQLRENLEAAGIDATFEPIAKAELYRDILLEDEYDVFVARHSGLDEYDALRGLLHSRYANERGWQNPFQFSNVTVDDLLETQLTATGEDRERALAELFEHLTETVPYTTVAFPSRIGAAREPLSESISGPPYRPLDYLEILSQESEDGPRERPLEVGVFGEGLTDRLNPLVVDSNRVPALLELLYEPLAYRTDDGLIGWLAEDVEWSEGALLEATVTLRADHSWHDGRSLDADDVAFTYRFLRDTSLGEAEGGVPAPRYRGRQRLVESVEAVDSRTVEFSFRTTNRETALRAFRIPVLPAHIWEPRSAVVGDRQTEALVDDNEEPIGSGLFELAAVTDDTEVELELFTDHVFYDDDRPSLLEGFPQYEGIRFAVAPNSGAVVDLLEDEEIDLTGTPLPADETALISDLSGRTVLTERTDEFYMIGYNSHHEQLGNPHFRRLLSRLLDREHAVDELFAGFAEPARTVSSLFGLRDSELAVEESEITAFPGSDGAIDSERVRSLFEDENYRYEDGALLE; encoded by the coding sequence ATGGACGACGTCGGTTCTCCGACGACGCGTCGGGGGATACTCGCGGGAACGGCTACCGGTATCGCCGGCTCGCTCGCCGGCTGTACGGAGCGACTCTGGTCCAGAGCCGAGAACCCGGGACCGGAACAGGTCTCGCTGACGATCAAGGCCGTTCCCGCGGACGACGATATCGTCGCCGCGAAGATTGCGAGCCAGCTTCGGGAAAACCTCGAGGCCGCCGGGATCGACGCGACGTTCGAGCCGATCGCCAAGGCCGAGCTGTACCGTGATATTCTTCTCGAGGACGAGTACGACGTCTTCGTCGCCAGACATTCCGGGCTCGACGAGTACGACGCGCTTCGTGGACTGTTGCACTCGCGGTACGCCAACGAACGGGGGTGGCAGAACCCGTTTCAGTTTTCGAACGTAACCGTCGACGACCTGCTCGAGACGCAACTCACCGCCACCGGCGAGGACCGCGAGCGAGCGCTCGCAGAGCTGTTCGAGCATCTCACCGAGACTGTTCCGTACACGACTGTCGCGTTCCCGTCGCGGATCGGTGCCGCCCGAGAGCCGCTCTCGGAGTCGATCTCCGGTCCCCCGTACCGGCCGCTCGACTACCTCGAGATCCTCTCGCAGGAGTCCGAGGACGGCCCGCGGGAGCGACCGCTCGAGGTCGGTGTCTTCGGCGAAGGACTCACCGACCGGCTGAACCCGCTCGTCGTCGACTCCAACCGGGTCCCCGCGTTGCTGGAGCTGCTCTACGAGCCGCTGGCGTACCGGACCGACGACGGACTGATCGGCTGGCTCGCCGAGGACGTCGAGTGGAGCGAGGGAGCGTTGCTCGAGGCGACGGTGACCCTGCGTGCCGATCACTCCTGGCACGACGGGCGCTCGCTGGACGCCGACGACGTCGCCTTCACGTATCGATTTCTCCGGGACACGTCCCTCGGTGAGGCCGAGGGTGGCGTGCCGGCGCCGCGATACCGGGGCCGACAGCGCCTCGTCGAGAGCGTCGAGGCAGTCGACTCCCGGACCGTCGAGTTCTCCTTTCGGACGACGAACCGGGAGACGGCACTCCGGGCGTTTCGAATTCCGGTGTTACCGGCCCACATCTGGGAGCCGCGTTCGGCCGTCGTCGGTGACCGCCAGACCGAGGCGCTCGTCGACGACAACGAGGAACCGATCGGATCGGGACTGTTCGAGCTCGCAGCCGTCACCGACGACACCGAGGTCGAACTCGAGCTCTTTACCGATCACGTCTTCTACGACGACGATCGACCCTCGCTTCTGGAGGGGTTTCCACAGTACGAGGGGATCAGGTTCGCCGTCGCACCGAACTCGGGAGCTGTCGTCGACCTGCTCGAGGACGAGGAGATCGATCTGACTGGCACTCCGCTACCGGCGGACGAGACGGCTCTGATCAGTGACCTCTCGGGTCGGACCGTGCTAACCGAACGGACCGACGAGTTCTACATGATCGGCTACAACAGTCACCACGAGCAGCTGGGTAACCCACACTTCCGGCGGCTCCTCTCGCGGCTCCTCGACCGGGAGCACGCCGTCGACGAGCTGTTCGCCGGCTTCGCGGAGCCGGCCCGAACGGTGAGTTCGCTGTTCGGACTCCGCGACAGCGAACTGGCCGTCGAGGAGTCCGAGATCACCGCGTTTCCCGGCTCCGACGGAGCGATCGATTCCGAACGGGTGCGATCGCTCTTCGAGGACGAGAACTACCGGTACGAGGACGGAGCCTTGCTCGAGTGA
- a CDS encoding phosphatase PAP2 family protein, with translation MTLLEVVLELALVVVTMLVTATLVFVGPRRIAAAIRGYRWRLEACLLPVVALAVVLALRWSTRDIVLRIERRVIGLNITHDLFALEQQLFGETPVVLLQAIQTEFLTEFFVFVYIYGYAFLLLFPIVAYFALEEMDDLSTLLLAFTANYGIGLLCYIVFIAYGPRNFDPLVFEPLLYDAFPQSRTLTNQVNQNTNVFPSLHTSLSMTVFFLAWVTRKRYPLWLPLSGFLAISVALSTMYLGIHWFLDVVAGTVLALISVYIGVNYTVEGLLETGRRYLGRRFERFGNPGGE, from the coding sequence ATGACGCTGCTCGAGGTCGTCCTCGAACTCGCGCTCGTCGTCGTGACGATGCTCGTGACGGCGACGCTTGTGTTCGTGGGCCCGCGGCGGATCGCGGCCGCGATCCGGGGGTACCGGTGGCGGCTCGAGGCCTGCCTGCTCCCGGTCGTCGCGCTTGCGGTCGTGCTCGCGTTGCGGTGGTCGACCCGGGATATCGTCCTGCGGATCGAGCGTCGCGTGATCGGGCTCAATATTACTCACGACCTGTTCGCGCTCGAGCAGCAGCTGTTCGGCGAGACGCCGGTGGTGCTTCTCCAGGCGATCCAGACCGAGTTCCTGACCGAATTTTTCGTCTTCGTCTACATCTACGGCTATGCGTTCCTGCTGTTGTTCCCGATCGTCGCCTACTTCGCGCTCGAAGAGATGGACGACCTCTCGACGCTGCTGCTCGCGTTTACGGCCAACTACGGGATCGGGCTGCTCTGTTATATCGTCTTTATCGCGTACGGACCGCGGAACTTCGATCCGCTCGTGTTCGAGCCGCTGTTGTACGACGCCTTCCCACAGTCCCGGACGCTGACAAACCAGGTCAACCAGAACACGAACGTCTTCCCCTCGCTGCATACGTCGCTGTCGATGACGGTGTTTTTCCTCGCATGGGTGACCCGAAAGCGGTACCCGCTGTGGCTCCCGCTGTCGGGCTTTCTGGCGATTAGCGTCGCGCTCTCGACGATGTATCTAGGAATCCACTGGTTCCTCGACGTCGTCGCGGGGACCGTGCTGGCCCTGATCAGCGTCTACATCGGCGTCAACTACACCGTCGAGGGACTCCTCGAGACCGGACGCCGGTACCTCGGACGACGGTTCGAGCGGTTCGGGAACCCGGGTGGCGAGTAG
- a CDS encoding cryptochrome/photolyase family protein, whose amino-acid sequence MILHWHRSDLRAVDNRGLARAARDDRVLPLYVLDPTVLEHASPVRVACLLEALGALRSWYRDRGGDVLVVRGDASEVLPAVATDRDAARVVWNEDVGGLAQRRDSAVRTALEDVGVDHESVVDGLHHEPGSISPNEGEHYSVFSYFWKKWRDREKADPAAAPTGEDLAGFEGERGSLPSVADLGFEDPEADPQPVTRTAARERLEAFCSGPIYRYADDRDVPAAAGTSRLSVHFKWGTIGPREVYAATERAREDAESEAERESVTAFRRQLAFREFYAHVLAFNPESVTENLKTGENAIEWRNDPDELAAWTTGETGYPIVDAGMRQLRTDGWVHNRVRMLAASFLTKDLLIDWRKGYDWYRRHLADHETASDVAGWQWAASTGADAQPYFRVFNPMKQGREYDPDAEYIREHVPELADVPAERIHEWDELVPADRAELAPAYPEPIVDHSSRRSAAIEAFERASGGK is encoded by the coding sequence GTGATCCTTCACTGGCATCGCAGCGATCTGCGAGCGGTCGACAACCGGGGTCTCGCTCGCGCCGCTCGTGACGACCGGGTGCTTCCCCTGTACGTTCTCGATCCGACCGTCCTCGAGCACGCCTCACCCGTCCGGGTCGCCTGTCTCCTGGAGGCGCTCGGGGCGCTTCGATCGTGGTACCGGGATCGGGGTGGCGACGTCCTCGTCGTTCGCGGCGATGCGAGCGAGGTTCTCCCGGCCGTGGCGACCGACCGCGACGCCGCGCGGGTCGTCTGGAACGAGGACGTCGGCGGGCTCGCCCAGCGGCGCGACAGCGCAGTCCGGACGGCCCTCGAGGACGTGGGTGTCGACCACGAGTCGGTCGTCGACGGGCTCCATCACGAGCCCGGCTCGATCTCGCCGAACGAGGGCGAGCACTACTCGGTGTTTTCGTACTTCTGGAAGAAGTGGCGCGACAGGGAGAAAGCCGATCCGGCTGCGGCGCCGACCGGGGAGGACCTCGCGGGCTTCGAGGGCGAGCGCGGGTCGCTTCCGTCGGTCGCCGACCTCGGGTTCGAGGACCCTGAAGCGGATCCACAACCGGTGACTCGAACGGCGGCCCGGGAGCGCCTCGAGGCGTTCTGCTCGGGACCGATCTATCGGTACGCGGACGATCGAGACGTCCCCGCGGCGGCTGGGACATCGCGGCTCTCGGTACATTTCAAGTGGGGGACGATCGGCCCGCGGGAGGTGTACGCCGCGACCGAACGAGCCCGCGAGGACGCCGAAAGCGAGGCCGAACGGGAGAGCGTCACCGCGTTCCGACGGCAGCTTGCGTTCCGCGAGTTCTACGCCCACGTGCTGGCGTTCAATCCCGAGAGCGTCACGGAGAACCTCAAGACCGGCGAGAACGCAATCGAGTGGCGAAACGACCCCGACGAGCTCGCGGCCTGGACGACCGGAGAGACCGGGTATCCGATCGTCGACGCCGGGATGCGCCAGCTCCGGACGGACGGGTGGGTCCACAACCGCGTCCGGATGCTGGCTGCCTCGTTTCTCACGAAAGATCTGCTGATCGACTGGCGGAAGGGGTACGACTGGTACCGTCGCCACCTGGCCGACCACGAGACCGCGAGCGACGTCGCGGGCTGGCAGTGGGCGGCCTCGACGGGCGCGGACGCCCAGCCGTACTTCCGGGTGTTCAACCCGATGAAGCAGGGCCGGGAGTACGATCCCGACGCCGAGTACATCCGCGAGCACGTCCCGGAGCTCGCGGACGTCCCCGCCGAGCGGATCCACGAGTGGGATGAGCTCGTCCCCGCGGACCGGGCCGAGCTGGCGCCGGCGTACCCCGAACCGATCGTCGACCACTCGAGCAGGCGCTCGGCGGCGATCGAGGCGTTCGAACGAGCGTCCGGCGGGAAGTAG
- a CDS encoding HalOD1 output domain-containing protein, with translation MAAPSKRSPDPDGDRPSKAIIAAIACHEGVDVTAVEPPAYDPLYSVVDPGALDEIFREHASPTTRVTLTYAGYEVIVFGDGRVEVTDPPTGETVARRFRD, from the coding sequence ATGGCCGCCCCGAGCAAGAGGTCGCCGGATCCGGACGGGGACCGTCCGTCGAAGGCGATTATCGCGGCGATCGCCTGTCACGAGGGCGTCGACGTAACGGCAGTCGAGCCCCCGGCGTACGATCCCCTGTACAGCGTCGTGGACCCCGGCGCGCTCGACGAGATCTTTCGGGAACACGCCTCACCCACGACGCGGGTTACGCTCACGTACGCCGGCTACGAGGTTATCGTCTTCGGCGACGGCCGGGTCGAGGTCACCGATCCGCCCACCGGCGAGACGGTCGCACGCCGGTTTCGTGACTGA
- a CDS encoding Gfo/Idh/MocA family protein, which produces MTTARGDIRTGIVGLGNIGRYHAERLLDLDVPLVGGMDVAADARTRFARRYDVDVYDDHQELYDDVDAVIITTPNKYHEEYAVDAFDRNRHVLLEKPLAHSLESADRIATAAADSDGLGMIGFNNRFANTVRIVRNRIDRGELGDVTHVEANYVRRRGIPGRGSWFTRRQIAGGGALIDLGVHAIDLSLYLLGYPTVTEVNGVTRGEFGTQEEYAYLEMWGDDAGPAGFDVDDSASAFIRTEDDRTISLEVAWATNRPENNEFVVRGTESAAVFDLLDGDLSVHSASTAGPDHLEDTSIETRQNDTHTEEQRAFFDAIAGGDDDVSDSVQQALAVQRVIDGIYRSSETGGTVTIGEE; this is translated from the coding sequence ATGACGACAGCACGAGGCGATATCAGAACCGGTATCGTTGGCCTCGGGAACATCGGCCGCTACCACGCCGAGCGGCTCCTCGACCTCGACGTCCCCCTGGTCGGCGGGATGGACGTTGCGGCAGACGCTCGGACCCGGTTCGCCAGACGATACGACGTCGACGTCTACGACGACCACCAGGAGCTGTACGACGACGTCGACGCCGTAATCATCACGACGCCGAACAAGTACCACGAGGAGTACGCGGTCGACGCCTTTGATCGGAACCGCCACGTGCTTCTCGAGAAACCGCTCGCTCACTCCCTGGAAAGCGCCGATCGGATCGCGACCGCCGCGGCCGACAGCGACGGGCTCGGGATGATCGGGTTCAACAACCGGTTCGCGAACACGGTTCGGATCGTCAGAAACCGGATCGACCGCGGCGAGCTCGGAGACGTTACCCACGTCGAGGCGAACTACGTCCGTCGGCGGGGGATCCCCGGGCGAGGGTCGTGGTTCACCCGCCGCCAGATCGCCGGCGGCGGCGCGCTCATCGATCTGGGCGTTCACGCGATCGATCTCTCGCTGTACTTGCTCGGATATCCGACGGTCACGGAGGTAAACGGCGTCACCCGCGGCGAGTTCGGCACCCAGGAGGAGTACGCCTACCTCGAGATGTGGGGCGACGACGCCGGGCCGGCCGGCTTCGACGTCGACGACTCCGCGAGCGCGTTCATCCGGACCGAGGACGATCGCACGATCTCACTGGAGGTCGCCTGGGCGACCAACCGCCCGGAGAACAACGAGTTCGTCGTCCGCGGGACCGAATCGGCCGCGGTGTTCGACCTCCTCGACGGCGATCTCTCGGTTCACTCGGCGAGCACGGCCGGACCGGATCACCTCGAGGACACCTCGATCGAGACTCGACAGAACGACACCCACACCGAGGAACAGCGGGCGTTCTTCGACGCGATCGCGGGCGGCGACGACGACGTCAGCGACAGCGTCCAGCAGGCCCTGGCAGTCCAGCGGGTGATCGACGGAATCTACCGTTCGAGCGAGACCGGCGGCACGGTCACGATCGGCGAGGAGTAG
- a CDS encoding ABC transporter ATP-binding protein: MARVQLEHVTKRYEDVVAVDDMNLEIKDGEFVCLVGPSGCGKSTTMETIAGLTRPSEGTVRIGETDVTNLAPKDRGVAMVFQNIALFPHMDVFDNISFGLRLRTFEDEEIERRVETAAEIVQLEGMLDRMPDEMSGGQRQRVAIARAIVRNPDVFLMDEPLANLDAKLRVHMRTELQRLHKQLDTTIIYVTHDQAEAMTMSDRIAVINAGQLQQIDPPLVCYNQPANLFVAGFIGSPSMNFAEGTVVADGLETENFDLEFDPATVSDVGVGDDVTLGVRPEDVHLVRGADDLAHSTGAIEVTTDVLEPMGDEIFVYLLLDEGAEQSMEEDPMTSSDQLLMSVSPDTDLREGEAVEVVFDGSKIHLFDTSSGEALVHGIADRSGSEPGTTPTEAED; encoded by the coding sequence ATGGCACGAGTACAACTCGAACACGTTACGAAACGGTACGAGGACGTTGTCGCGGTCGACGACATGAACCTCGAGATCAAAGACGGAGAGTTCGTCTGTCTCGTCGGCCCCTCGGGCTGTGGCAAGTCGACGACGATGGAGACCATCGCGGGATTGACCCGGCCCAGCGAGGGGACGGTCCGTATCGGCGAAACGGACGTCACGAACCTCGCACCGAAGGACCGGGGCGTCGCGATGGTCTTCCAGAACATCGCGCTGTTTCCCCACATGGACGTCTTCGACAACATCTCGTTTGGCCTCCGGCTGCGGACGTTCGAGGACGAAGAGATCGAACGCCGCGTCGAGACGGCCGCCGAGATCGTCCAGCTCGAGGGGATGCTCGATCGGATGCCCGACGAGATGTCCGGCGGCCAGCGCCAGCGCGTCGCGATCGCCCGCGCGATCGTGCGCAATCCGGACGTCTTCCTGATGGACGAGCCGCTGGCGAACCTGGACGCGAAGCTCCGGGTCCACATGCGGACCGAACTCCAGCGCCTGCACAAGCAGCTGGATACGACGATCATCTACGTCACCCACGACCAGGCCGAGGCGATGACGATGTCCGATCGGATCGCCGTCATCAACGCGGGCCAGCTCCAGCAGATCGACCCGCCGCTGGTCTGTTACAACCAGCCCGCCAACCTGTTCGTCGCCGGCTTCATCGGCTCCCCTTCGATGAACTTCGCCGAGGGAACGGTCGTCGCCGACGGCCTCGAGACGGAGAACTTCGATCTCGAGTTCGATCCCGCGACGGTCTCCGACGTCGGCGTCGGCGACGACGTCACGCTCGGCGTTCGACCCGAGGACGTTCATCTCGTGCGCGGGGCCGACGATTTGGCCCACTCGACGGGAGCGATCGAGGTGACGACGGACGTCCTCGAGCCGATGGGCGACGAGATCTTCGTCTACCTCCTGCTCGATGAAGGGGCGGAGCAGTCGATGGAGGAGGATCCGATGACGTCGTCCGATCAGCTGTTGATGAGCGTCTCGCCGGACACCGATCTCAGGGAGGGGGAAGCCGTCGAAGTCGTCTTCGACGGTTCGAAAATTCATCTTTTCGATACGTCGAGCGGGGAGGCGCTCGTCCACGGAATCGCCGACCGCTCGGGATCGGAGCCGGGAACGACCCCGACCGAGGCCGAGGACTGA
- a CDS encoding carbohydrate ABC transporter permease: MSPNDHEPTDDGADRDGSGRYRPDGGPRSRLADGGTALGRAEDAEIERGPFSRWVDRSIQNPQRVYRAMFYVAAIFFLFTTLFPFYWLLMVALTPEGQLQDIVFTPNGFNPGAFVEVFQTLPFHWYMFNSFVIATASTVLVLVVASLAGYAFGRLEFPGKTPMMLLVLLVSFFPPAAFFIPLNDLFNTPVSVLEPVMSDGTLYNTPGAMVMPISAIFMPLAIFILTTFYAQIPDGLEDAARVEGTTRLGALFRVIIPLSAPGVATAGVLTFIAVYNEFFFSFLMTDGQPENWAPILEGILGYQGQYEILFNLMAASSIIGVLPVAILVIVAQEKIVSGLTAGALKE; encoded by the coding sequence ATGAGCCCGAACGATCACGAGCCGACCGACGACGGAGCCGACCGCGATGGATCCGGTCGCTACCGGCCGGACGGCGGTCCACGAAGCCGACTCGCGGACGGCGGCACGGCACTTGGCCGCGCCGAGGACGCCGAGATCGAACGCGGGCCGTTCTCCCGGTGGGTCGACCGGTCGATCCAGAACCCCCAGCGCGTCTACAGGGCGATGTTCTACGTCGCGGCGATTTTCTTCCTGTTTACGACGCTGTTTCCCTTCTACTGGTTGCTGATGGTCGCATTGACCCCCGAGGGCCAACTCCAAGACATCGTCTTTACGCCGAACGGATTCAACCCGGGCGCGTTCGTCGAGGTCTTCCAGACCCTGCCGTTCCACTGGTACATGTTCAACAGCTTCGTCATCGCGACGGCCTCCACGGTGCTGGTGCTGGTCGTCGCCAGCCTCGCTGGCTACGCCTTCGGTCGCCTCGAGTTTCCGGGGAAGACGCCGATGATGTTGCTCGTCCTGCTCGTCTCGTTTTTCCCGCCGGCGGCGTTTTTCATCCCGCTGAACGATCTGTTCAACACGCCGGTCTCCGTCCTCGAGCCGGTCATGAGCGACGGGACGCTGTACAACACGCCGGGGGCGATGGTGATGCCGATCTCGGCGATCTTCATGCCGCTGGCGATCTTCATCCTCACAACCTTCTACGCACAGATCCCCGACGGCCTCGAGGACGCGGCCCGGGTCGAGGGGACGACCCGCCTGGGCGCGCTGTTCCGGGTCATCATCCCGCTGTCAGCACCCGGGGTCGCGACCGCCGGCGTGTTGACGTTCATCGCGGTATACAACGAGTTCTTCTTCTCGTTCCTGATGACCGACGGTCAGCCGGAGAACTGGGCGCCGATCCTCGAGGGGATTCTGGGCTATCAGGGGCAGTACGAGATTCTGTTCAACCTGATGGCCGCCTCGAGTATCATCGGTGTTCTCCCGGTCGCGATCCTGGTGATCGTGGCCCAGGAGAAGATCGTCAGCGGGCTCACCGCGGGCGCACTCAAGGAGTAA
- a CDS encoding carbohydrate ABC transporter permease, giving the protein MSSDTDAAIGGETPERERTGNAVVNWMEGLSEAAYAYLLLIPSFLLLAFIAFYPLLMTFVMSLQEDRTRGGETLGGFVGVENYVDVLTGDVRLAQQFMDVSLSGAFPFVEFGVPLLQQALFVTLGFAVISVFFETVFGFGQALILDQEFRGRRWVRVAIILPWAVPIVIQGMIFFLLFQPEVGFGTDLMQWLGLFGPNPLADSQDAFVIVLVADIWKSTAFMALLILAGLQSVDRSLYDVAKVAGASPWKRFKLITLPLILPALLVAMLFRTMDAMRVYGLIESSVGCTTVPSLTCMVVEAMFGGTRIFGTAAAVAFLTALVIGLFISVYIVLFRDTEAGFY; this is encoded by the coding sequence ATGTCCAGTGATACCGACGCGGCGATCGGCGGCGAGACCCCCGAACGCGAACGCACGGGGAACGCCGTCGTCAACTGGATGGAGGGACTGAGCGAGGCGGCCTACGCCTACCTCCTGTTGATCCCCTCGTTCCTGTTGCTCGCCTTCATCGCCTTCTACCCGCTGCTCATGACGTTCGTCATGTCACTCCAGGAGGACCGGACCCGGGGCGGGGAGACGCTGGGTGGTTTCGTCGGCGTCGAGAACTACGTCGACGTGCTCACTGGCGACGTCAGGCTGGCCCAGCAGTTCATGGACGTGTCGCTGTCGGGGGCGTTCCCGTTCGTCGAGTTCGGCGTGCCACTCCTCCAGCAGGCGCTGTTCGTCACCCTCGGCTTCGCGGTCATCAGCGTCTTCTTCGAGACGGTCTTCGGCTTCGGACAGGCGCTGATCCTCGACCAGGAGTTCCGCGGCCGGCGCTGGGTCAGAGTCGCGATCATCCTCCCGTGGGCCGTCCCGATCGTCATCCAGGGGATGATCTTCTTCCTGCTGTTCCAGCCGGAGGTCGGCTTCGGGACCGACCTGATGCAGTGGCTCGGCCTGTTCGGTCCGAACCCGCTCGCGGACAGCCAGGACGCGTTCGTCATCGTGCTGGTCGCCGACATCTGGAAGTCGACGGCGTTCATGGCGCTGTTGATCCTCGCCGGGCTCCAGAGCGTCGATCGGAGCCTCTACGACGTCGCCAAGGTCGCGGGCGCCTCGCCCTGGAAGCGGTTCAAACTGATCACGCTGCCGTTGATCCTGCCGGCGCTGCTGGTCGCGATGCTGTTCCGAACGATGGACGCGATGCGCGTGTACGGGCTGATCGAGTCGAGCGTCGGCTGTACGACCGTTCCGTCGCTGACCTGCATGGTCGTCGAGGCGATGTTCGGCGGTACCCGCATCTTCGGGACGGCCGCTGCCGTGGCCTTCCTGACGGCGCTGGTCATCGGCCTGTTCATCTCGGTGTACATCGTCCTGTTCCGGGATACGGAGGCGGGATTCTACTGA